One window of the Labilibaculum sp. genome contains the following:
- a CDS encoding tetratricopeptide repeat protein encodes MKVGCKFCLAVLIGCLVSGSLLAGGIAPMPKKEIVQKEVKLTEAQKLEFDFAFTEATKAVLLQELDKGLSLYATCLKIDPSSAVVRYELANIYMSQEDFGSALELSRAAVSLQPLNIWYQIQLANIYQKKGMMDQACAVYNELVKLHPERNDFYYLQAAIFASVEKFGEAIEVYNRLEKKVGIQEGISLEKERLYLAAGNRKMAYSEIQKLIKKNPYRADFYGMLADLYMEDKDEDKAFEQYEKILKIDPENGLVHFYLADFYRRKGEIEKSNASLTKAFSNSEIEADQKIQFLISILMNGNKEGMSDEYLKELLDILVEVHPGQVRVHALYADFLRKRKDNEGARYHLRKVLEEEKTNYVVWEELLLIDNEMLDFESMFNESSEALKYFPTQPILYIFKGVAAAQKQEYNAAIETLEEGFSYIGENVKLRVQFQTYLGDAYYQMGDAEKAFKAYDEVLLFEPQNVIVLNNYSYYLSVKGLELEKAKKMSSLCIKLEAENSTYLDTHGWVLYQMGEYQDAKNILEKAMEFGGGESAVIVEHYGDILFRLGDTEKALSEWKKAVEIGEGSEYLAEKIKTGSIPEEKKQNEQ; translated from the coding sequence ATGAAGGTGGGATGTAAATTTTGTTTGGCAGTTCTTATTGGTTGTTTGGTGTCGGGCTCTTTGTTAGCAGGGGGAATTGCGCCAATGCCTAAAAAAGAGATAGTACAGAAAGAAGTAAAGTTGACAGAGGCGCAAAAATTAGAGTTTGATTTTGCCTTTACGGAGGCAACAAAGGCTGTTTTGCTGCAGGAGTTGGATAAAGGGCTTTCTTTGTATGCAACCTGCCTTAAAATTGATCCATCGAGCGCTGTTGTACGTTACGAATTGGCGAATATTTATATGAGTCAAGAAGATTTCGGTAGTGCCCTGGAACTTTCCAGAGCTGCCGTTTCATTACAGCCGTTAAATATTTGGTACCAAATTCAGCTTGCAAATATTTACCAGAAAAAGGGGATGATGGATCAGGCTTGTGCTGTGTATAATGAATTGGTGAAACTGCATCCGGAACGAAACGATTTTTATTATTTGCAAGCTGCGATATTTGCCTCCGTAGAAAAGTTTGGCGAAGCCATAGAAGTCTATAATCGTTTAGAGAAAAAGGTAGGAATACAGGAAGGAATTTCTTTGGAAAAAGAGCGTTTATATCTTGCGGCAGGGAACCGAAAAATGGCCTATTCCGAAATTCAGAAACTGATAAAAAAGAATCCTTACCGGGCTGATTTCTATGGAATGTTAGCCGATCTGTATATGGAAGACAAAGATGAAGATAAAGCTTTTGAACAGTACGAAAAGATATTGAAAATTGATCCGGAAAATGGTTTGGTTCATTTTTATTTAGCGGATTTTTATCGAAGAAAAGGCGAAATTGAAAAAAGTAATGCTTCCCTTACAAAGGCTTTCAGCAATTCAGAAATTGAAGCGGATCAGAAAATTCAATTTTTAATTTCCATTCTGATGAATGGAAATAAAGAAGGCATGTCTGATGAATATTTGAAAGAATTATTGGACATATTGGTTGAAGTTCATCCGGGACAAGTAAGAGTACATGCACTTTATGCTGATTTTCTTAGAAAAAGAAAAGATAATGAAGGCGCACGATATCACTTAAGGAAAGTGCTTGAAGAGGAAAAAACAAATTATGTAGTTTGGGAAGAATTGCTTTTGATAGACAATGAAATGTTGGACTTTGAAAGTATGTTTAATGAAAGTTCGGAGGCATTAAAATATTTCCCGACTCAACCTATTTTATATATTTTTAAAGGGGTTGCGGCAGCTCAAAAGCAGGAGTACAATGCCGCAATTGAAACATTGGAAGAGGGTTTTTCTTATATCGGTGAAAATGTTAAGTTACGGGTTCAGTTTCAGACTTATTTAGGGGATGCCTACTATCAAATGGGCGACGCAGAAAAAGCATTTAAAGCTTATGATGAGGTCTTATTGTTCGAACCGCAAAATGTGATCGTGTTAAACAATTACAGCTATTATTTGTCAGTTAAAGGTCTAGAGCTTGAAAAAGCAAAAAAAATGAGTTCTCTTTGCATTAAACTCGAAGCAGAAAATTCTACTTATCTGGATACTCATGGATGGGTTTTATACCAAATGGGAGAATATCAAGATGCTAAAAATATTTTGGAAAAAGCTATGGAATTCGGAGGTGGAGAATCGGCTGTAATTGTCGAACATTACGGAGATATTCTTTTTCGTTTAGGCGATACGGAAAAGGCTCTTTCAGAATGGAAAAAGGCAGTTGAAATTGGCGAAGGTTCAGAGTATTTGGCAGAAAAAATAAAGACAGGAAGTATTCCTGAAGAGAAGAAACAAAATGAACAATAG